A single region of the Drosophila takahashii strain IR98-3 E-12201 chromosome 2R, DtakHiC1v2, whole genome shotgun sequence genome encodes:
- the CAP gene encoding uncharacterized protein CAP isoform X9 codes for MPNNRNRNRNRNRNKRNRNQSQNQNQNPNQSNQQQAEGAEEQREEQEQQEDQERQDSQIAVATSSSSVDDNGNSGSVSNGPTENSKKVTSTLEKSEEEKKEELSEKPATVIRKEEDSDAEMGAKNSKHRKEKSDKQAATNGKAEEQVRPPPTIIRRPPGSPRQAKVIVHRIVREEDKANGEDKSQQQHKVVESKEVVSTEIKESKNLEQLLPETSQLIENVQQQQVENLQVHESNEAQKPDEVDYSKEPAQPEPKEPEQYVLQLQKAMEFVENAHQQHIAAVESHKKDVELSPQEQEKLEAQEEARQQHVAVAPEQQQEKDQQQHVETAPKSVKKIEKKDDVQVKVSPPQQLPPKQTPSKVIIHQIHLEAQDEPTIEEISSTSGGSLAGTLSPPPRYLVESPKNVSSNAQFSRFSRDVQIQELELNSDCSSGEFNSTLPSPLVCEADSESEGSIGVLGAERSPSDPQVPSSSRVEMQQQQEQLRQKRAQKRNALESHFLPQLLNPRYLDSILEENGEATSFRNSSGSAAGNQAEIRTPKLNETFPRSQLDFSRRHKRREEAPSPLKLETKLLEESSDLESCTRLQSALSPQSEDAELVYLSSSASSSVSDLMELELEQAAALAERALVDLDTDASRLILRPDDEMSSTSTTTADRSVTEAETETEMELETGRESEVDESRESTPVNNANSSLSSLLSAATPTPTPTPTPTAADGEQLAKDTKVSGESAVSFGAASPLAATREEFVRNMDKVRELIEMTRREEEQRGGEVPPCSPSPPPVPPPPASSDLPLYSPTTSSSPPFHLTTLQLKRQESNDSHCSDSTTHSQCTAINLASPPLAPQPPTPPLRQKPAPPPAPLVPPTPPQSEPELSVADSDPDTDAIKNLRLLCTEQLASMPYGEQVLEELASVAQNIADQNENKMPYPLPQLPHIKELQLNASEAKSSSFSSSSAWLGLPTQSDPQLLVCLSPGQRELLDAQTQPDDLLDAHQKFVERRGYHELSKAQVREQDHQQQQLEQQSEMLKTAAKMRELRKSLSPEAPPLPPPPVPLKSAETAAKATAHENAKRDDASEQKQKIAASESSSLENKPRRAADLLEQQSAEQRQSSSTTKHTTTTKSTETMSKFPTLDGMESELARMFPQHKGDIFEEQRKRFSNIEFPTSGHPAQTSTQTKRYSNIETSSYESKKRLENGQVIYDVSSSSHEKKEQEEPPVPPIPPPPIMSAPKLNGSTFIDGDVAPKNSQPPKESGGNGTYEEFRQRAKAAADAFGDQRDGDRLDQDRVFKDFDRLSQQMHAELQTTRERREKSASLYDLSGFTRSSATAKEELQQRRHAHMQELEKEIERSARSRQERMSSVPRQMEATPPQTHEIPIELEPRSRRAESMCNLNEPPPRPHTTVGHYTGHQDDWSRYANDLGYSENIARPFAREVEICYQRQNQNQNPNPNQRMPIRAPRLSASTNDLSSSSQYSYDTFNAYGGRRTHAPMLNQAQQQQRPHYGSCYSMIERDPNPRYISTTSRRGVSPAPTPTSPQAAPQVPPPAYDRQQRRSSLPRELHEQQLKYILSKEEELKFEVERLQQERRRLMEEMQRAPVLPAPQRRESYRPAAKLPTLSEDEVFRQQMAEEWMNKVAEREERRQHKIIRISKIEDEQDHSTVDRATISDEFLDRVKERRHKLAMPADSDWESGAESQPQPAVQSQPESDVEAPPIRILEGQAEANLRQLPRHLREFAKFSTSEQLPNGGQMERHEEQERREEATDNSHSSATKKTSIVKTYKVSRLPPSVQDRATATEEANSTAGMGVRLRPRPPKQTRFLLNAQQLQQQRQRRSWSESDLLKEIDSELQLAKGFLYANVYKVKHEYMSEPETGSDRPRKMAQLGRRQYDGIGPVTNDGMPIILRSEVQEPHQHEWYKRLYQTIHKQKNGDEFVIRYKCPRARPSYKSNGYVSEPEPNYDSDYSTVRYRTQNPHRVQSVSSAVNVRNLNQDEKLYGTMPNPIKSAQNSYKNQPGRIENYTTGHSSVSEKEKKEWWDEVMDIFNGNLEQSKLSPLYTEGNLSRALAKESGYTSDSNLVFRKKEVPVSSPLSPVEQKQAYKSLQAGGEPPLLGFRKPAPEKPRDVNIHFKTPIRHEQRQNVPEEELAIRQAEHMQKLYHEERRRKYLQELQDMNSRRHTDNFTPSQKSPIALNRYDDFPTDVTLKSLVGPKTVARALFNFQGQSSKELSFRKGDTIYIRRQIDANWYEGEHNAMIGLLPASYVEIVSRDGARTPSKRPSEGQARAKYNFQAQSGIELSLNKGELVTLTRRVDGNWFEGKIANRKGIFPCSYVEVLTDIGAEDIAARTTTVITTQSTTNLRPNLDVLRTNINNEFNTLTQNGAQPPNGILKETRTLHKTDALHVDTSSEPLAYRALYKYRPQNSDELELLEGDVVHVLEKCDDGWFVGTSQRTGCFGTFPGNYVERA; via the exons ATGCCCAATAACCGCAATCGTaatcgcaatcgcaatcgcaaCAAACGCAATCGAAACCAAagccaaaatcaaaatcaaaacccAAACCAAAGCAATCAGCAGCAGGCAGAGGGGGCGGAGGAGCAgcgggaggagcaggagcagcaggaggatcAGGAACGTCAAGACTCACAGATCGCAGTAGCAACCTCTTCTTCCTCCGTAGATGATAATGGAAATTCTGGCAGCGTTTCAAATGGGCCAACGGAAAACAGCAAAAAGGTGACGAGCACTCTTGAGAAAAGCgaagaggaaaaaaaagaagaactaTCCGAGAAACCAGCAACAGTCATCCGAAAAGAAGAAGATTCGGACGCAGAAATGGGTGCCAAAAACTCAAAACACCGCAAGGAAAAGTCCGATAAGCAGGCGGCGACTAATGGAAAAGCCGAAGAGCAGGTgcgcccaccacccactatTATAAGAAGGCCGCCGGGCAGTCCGCGTCAAGCCAAGGTCATAGTTCATCGGATAGTGAGGGAGGAGGACAAGGCAAACGGTGAAGATAaatcgcagcagcaacacaaggTTGTGGAATCCAAGGAGGTTGTATCTACGGAGATTAAGGAATCAAAGAATCTGGAACAGCTACTTCCTGAAACTAGTCAGCTTATAGAAAAcgtacagcagcaacaggttgAAAATCTACAAGTTCATGAAAGTAACGAAGCTCAAAAGCCAGATGAAGTGGATTATTCAAAGGAACCAGCACAGCCTGAGCCAAAAGAACCAGAGCAATATGTGTTGCAACTTCAAAAAGCCATGGAATTTGTGGAGAATGCACACCAGCAACATATTGCTGCGGTAGAAAGTCATAAAAAAGACGTGGAACTAAGTCCACAGGAGCAAGAGAAACTCGAAGCACAAGAAGAagcacggcagcaacatgttgccgtTGCCCCAGAGCAGCAACAGGAGAAGGACCAACAGCAACATGTTGAAACTGCCCCAAAGTCAGTGAAGAAAATCGAGAAAAAAGACGACGTCCAAGTGAAAGTTTCTCCTCCCCAGCAATTGCCTCCCAAACAGACCCCCTCCAAGGTGATTATACACCAGATACACCTGGAAGCCCAAGATGAACCCACCATCGAGGAGATCAGCAGTACTTCCGGTGGCTCTCTGGCCGGAACCCTGTCTCCACCACCCCGCTATTTGGTGGAGTCCCCGAAAAACGTGTCAAGCAACGCTCAATTTTCCCGCTTCTCCCGCGATGTTCAAATCCAGGAACTGGAACTGAACAGCGACTGCAGCTCTGGGGAATTCAACTCCACCCTGCCGTCGCCTCTCGTCTGCGAAGCGGACTCGGAATCAGAGGGATCAATTGGCGTCCTGGGAGCTGAGCGATCTCCGTCGGATCCACAGGTGCCGTCCAGCAGTCGAGTGgaaatgcagcagcagcaggagcaactgCGCCAGAAGCGCGCACAGAAACGGAACGCTCTGGAGTCGCACTTCCTGCCGCAGTTGCTCAATCCCCGCTATCTGGACAGCATCCTGGAGGAGAACGGCGAGGCAACCAGCTTCCGCAACTCCTCTGGTTCCGCTGCAGGCAATCAGGCGGAGATCCGCACGCCCAAGCTAAACGAGACCTTCCCGAGGAGTCAGTTGGACTTTAGTCGCCGGCACAAACGCAGGGAGGAGGCACCGTCGCCGCTGAAACTGGAAACGAAGCTGTTGGAGGAATCATCCGACTTGGAGAGCTGTACCCGTCTCCAGAGCGCCCTGTCGCCCCAATCAGAGGATGCTGAGCTGGTTTACCTGAGTTCCTCCGCCTCGAGTAGTGTGTCCGACCTCATGGAACTGGAACTCGAGCAGGCGGCCGCCTTGGCGGAACGGGCCCTGGTGGATTTGGATACGGATGCCAGCCGTCTGATCCTCCGGCCGGACGATGAGATGAGCAGCACGAGCACCACCACGGCGGACAGGAGTGTGAcggaagcggaaacggaaacggaaatggaacTAGAGACGGGCAGAGAGTCCGAGGTCGATGAGAGTCGCGAGAGCACACCTGTTAACAATGCCAATTCCTCGCTGTCTTCGCTGCTGAGCGCCGCAACGCCGACGCCGACGCCAACGCCAACGCCCACGGCAGCCGATGGCGAGCAATTAGCAAAAGATACAAAAGTATCTGGCGAATCGGCGGTCAGTTTCGGGGCAGCATCGCCGCTAGCGGCCACGCGCGAGGAGTTCGTTCGCAACATGGACAAAGTGCGCGAGTTGATCGAGATGACGCGGCGCGAAGAGGAGCAAAGAGGAGGTGAAGTGCCGCCGTGTTCGCCGTCGCCGCCGCCCGTTCCCCCACCCCCGGCCTCCAGCGACCTACCGCTTTACAGTCCCACCACCTCGTCCTCCCCCCCGTTCCACCTCACCACCCTGCAGCTGAAGCGGCAGGAGTCGAACGACTCCCACTGCTCCGACAGCACCACCCACAGCCAATGCACGGCCATCAACCTGGCCAGTCCCCCACTGGCGCCCCAGCCACCCACACCGCCACTCAGACAAAAGCccgcaccaccaccagcaccactAGTACCACCCACTCCACCCCAATCAGAGCCAGAGCTTTCAGTTGCAGATTCGGATCCCGATACGGATGCCATCAAGAACCTGCGCCTGCTGTGCACCGAGCAGTTGGCCTCCATGCCCTATGGCGAACAGGTGCTCGAGGAGCTAGCCAGCGTGGCCCAGAACATAGCGGATCAGAACGAGAATAAGATGCCCTATCCCCTGCCCCAGTTGCCGCACATCAAGGAGCTGCAGTTGAACGCCAGCGAGGCCaagtcctcctccttctcctcctcctccgcctggcTGGGCCTGCCCACCCAGTCCGATCCCCAGCTGCTGGTGTGCCTCTCGCCAGGTCAGAGGGAGCTGCTGGACGCCCAGACCCAGCCGGACGACCTCCTGGACGCCCACCAGAAGTTCGTGGAGCGTCGGGGCTACCATGAGTTGTCCAAGGCGCAGGTGCGCGAGCAGgatcaccagcagcagcaactggagCAGCAGAGCGAGATGCTCAAGACGGCGGCCAAGATGCGCGAATTGCGCAAGAGCCTCTCGCCAGAGGCTCCCCCCCTGCCCCCGCCGCCTGTGCCGCTGAAGAGCGCCGAAACGGCGGCCAAGGCGACTGCTCATGAAAACGCCAAGAGAGATGACGCAAGCGAACAAAAGCAGAAGATCGCGGCCAGCGAATCGTCATCGCTTGAAAATAAACCAAGGCGAGCAGCTGATCTCCTCGAGCAGCAGTCGGCAGAGCAACGCcagagcagcagcaccaccaagcacaccaccaccaccaagaGCACAGAGACCATGTCCAAGTTTCCCACGCTGGACGGCATGGAGAGCGAGCTGGCCAGGATGTTCCCGCAGCACAAGGGCGACATTTTCGAAGAGCAGCGCAAGCGGTTCTCCAACATTGAGTTCCCCACATCCGGCCATCCTGCCCAGACTTCCACTCAAACGAAGCGTTACTCCAACATCGAGACGAGTAGCTACGAGTCCAAGAAGCGACTGGAGAACGGTCAGGTGATCTACGACGTCAGCAGCTCCAGTCACGAGAAGAAGGAGCAGGAAGAGCCTCCCGTGCCGCCCATCCCCCCACCGCCAATTATGTCAGCACCGAAATTAAACGGCAGCACTTTCATTGATGGAGACGTGGCGCCCAAAAATAGCCAGCCACCGAAAGAGAGCGGCGGCAACGGTACGTATGAGGAATTTCGGCAGCGTGCCAAGGCCGCTGCGGATGCTTTTGGAGATCAGAGGGATGGGGACCGGCTGGACCAAGACCGCGTGTTCAAGGACTTTGACAGGCTGTCCCAGCAAATGCACGCCGAGCTGCAGACGACCCGTGAGCGACGGGAGAAGTCTGCCTCGCTGTACGATCTCAGTGGCTTCACCCGATCATCTGCGACGGCGAaggaggagctgcagcagcggcggcatgCTCACATGCAGGAGCTGGAGAAGGAGATCGAACGGTCGGCAAGGTCGCGACAGGAGCGCATGTCCTCGGTGCCGCGACAAATGGAGGCCACTCCGCCGCAAACCCACGAGATTCCCATCGAGCTGGAGCCGCGTTCCCGACGTGCCGAGTCCATGTGCAATCTCAACGAACCCCCACCACGTCCGCACACCACAGTGGGTCACTACACTGGCCACCAGGACGACTGGTCGCGGTATGCCAACGATTTGGGTTACTCGGAGAACATAGCTCGACCCTTTGCCAGGGAGGTGGAGATCTGCTATCAGCGACAGAACCAGAATCAGAATCCTAATCCGAATCAGAGGATGCCAATCAGGGCTCCACGGCTTTCAGCCAGCACCAATGACCTGAGCAGCTCCAGCCAGTACAGCTATGATACCTTCAATGCCTACGGGGGGCGGAGAACCCATGCCCCTATGCTTAATCaggcgcaacagcagcagcgtcCCCATTACGGCAGCTGCTACTCCATGATCGAGCGGGATCCCAATCCGCGGTACATTAGCACCACCTCAAGAAGGGGCGTCAGTCCGGCACCAACACCAACATCACCACAAGCTGCTCCACAGGTGCCTCCACCGGCCTACGACCGTCAGCAGAGGAGGTCCTCGCTGCCCAGGGAGCTGCACGAGCAGCAGCTGAAGTACATACTCtccaaggaggaggagctcaAGTTCGAGGTGGAGCGACTGCAGCAGGAACGACGTCGCCTGATGGAGGAGATGCAGAGGGCGCCAGTGCTGCCGGCCCCCCAGAGGAGGGAGAGCTACAGGCCAGCCGCCAAGCTGCCCACGCTGAGCGAGGACGAGGTGTTCCGCCAGCAGATGGCCGAGGAGTGGATGAACAAGGTGGCCGAGCGAGAGGAGCGGCGGCAGCACAAGATCATACGCATATCCAAGATCGAGGACGAGCAGGATCACTCCACGGTGGACAGGGCGACCATCAGCGATGAGTTCCTTGACCGCGTGAAGGAGCGGCGCCACAAGTTGGCCATGCCGGCGGACAGTGACTGGGAGAGTGGGGCGGAATCGCAGCCCCAGCCAGCCGTTCAGTCGCAACCGGAATCGGATGTGGAGGCGCCACCCATCCGCATACTCGAGGGGCAGGCCGAGGCCAATCTCCGCCAGTTGCCACGTCACCTGCGGGAGTTCGCCAAGTTCTCCACCAGCGAACAGCTGCCGAATGGCGGCCAGATGGAGCGGCACGAGGAGCAGGAACGCCGGGAGGAGGCCACCGACAACTCGCACAGCAGTGCCACCAAGAAGACGAGCATCGTGAAGACGTACAAGGTTTCCCGGCTGCCGCCTTCCGTCCAGG ACAGAGCCACCGCAACCGAGGAGGCGAACTCGACAGCGGGAATGGGTGTCCGGCTGCGACCACGCCCACCCAAGCAGACGCGCTTCCTCCTCAACgcccagcagctgcagcagcagaggCAGCGGCGCAGCTGGTCGGAAAGCGATCTTCTCAAGGAGATCGACAGCGAACTGCAGCTGGCCAAGGGCTTCCTCTACGCGAATG TCTACAAAGTGAAGCACGAGTATATGAGCGAACCGGAGACGGGCAGCGATCGTCCGAGGAAAATGGCACAGTTAGGGCGAAGGCAGTACGACGGCATCGGTCCGGTGACCAACGATGGAATGCCCATCATCCTCAGATCG GAGGTCCAGGAGCCGCATCAGCATGAGTGGTACAAGCGTCTGTATCAGACGATTCACAAGCAGAAGAACGGCG ATGAATTCGTGATTCGCTACAAGTGTCCCAGAG CCCGTCCGTCGTACAAGAGCAACGGCTACGTCTCAGAGCCAGAACCCAACTACGATTCCGATTACTCAACGGTGAGGTATCGCACCCAGAATCCGCACCGCGTGCAGTCCGTCTCCTCGGCTGTCAATGTGCGCAACCTCAACCAGGACGAAAA GTTGTATGGTACTATGCCAAATCCCATAAAGTCAGCGCAGAATTCGTATAAAAATCAGCCAGGTCGCATCGAGAACTATACGACAGGTCATTCGTCTGTTTccgaaaaggaaaagaagGAG TGGTGGGACGAAGTGATGGACATCTTTAACGGG AACCTAGAACAATCGAAACTATCACCGTTGTACACTGAAGGTAATTTGTCCAG AGCTTTGGCCAAGGAATCCGGTTATACCAGCGACTCGAACCTGGTCTTCCGAAAGAAGGAGGTACCCGTGAGCAGTCCCCTCAGTCCCGTCGAGCAAAAGCAGGCCTACAAGAGTCTCCAGGCAGGCGGAGAACCTCCACTGCTAGGCTTCCGCAAACCAGCGCCCGAGAAGCCCCGTG ACGTGAACATCCACTTCAAGACCCCGATCAGGCATGAGCAGCGCCAGAACGTGCCGGAGGAGGAACTAGCCATTCGCCAAGCGGAGCACATGCAGAAGCTCTACCACGAGGAGCGCCGTCGCAAGTATCTACAGGAGCTGCAGGACATGAACTCGCGCCGCCACACGGACAACTTCACGCCGTCGCAGAAGTCGCCCATCGCCCTCAATCGCTACGATGACTTCCCCACGGACGTGACCCTCAAGTCGCTGGTGGGTCCCAAGACGGTGGCCCGGGCACTCTTCAACTTCCAGGGACAGAGCTCCAA GGAGCTTTCGTTCCGAAAGGGCGACACCATCTACATCAGGCGGCAGATCGATGCCAATTGGTACGAGGGCGAGCACAATGCCATGATTGGACTGCTCCCAGCCAGTTATGTTGAG ATTGTCAGTCGAGATGGCGCCCGTACCCCATCCAAGCGGCCATCGGAAGGCCAGGCCCGTGCCAAATACAACTTCCAGGCCCAATCGGGCATCGAACTCTCTTTGAACAAGGGCGAATTGGTAACATTGACACGCCGAGTGGACGGAAACTGGTTCGAGGGCAAGATTGCCAACAGGAAGGGCATCTTCCCGTGCTCCTATGTGGAA GTACTCACGGATATTGGTGCTGAGGACATAGCGGCCCGGACTACGACCGTGATCACCACCCAAAGCACGACAAATCTGCGGCCCAATCTCGACGTGCTGCGCACAAACATCAACAATGAGTTCAACACGCTCACGCAAAATGGAGCCCAGCCACCGAATGGAATCCTCAAGGAAACGCGGACGCTCCACAAGACGGACGCCCTCCACGTGGACACCAGTTCCGAGCCATTGGC GTATCGAGCCCTGTACAAGTACCGGCCCCAGAACTCCGACGAACTGGAACTGCTCGAGGGAGATGTGGTCCATGTGCTAGAGAAGTGCGACGACGGATGGTTCGTGGGCACCTCACAGAGGACCGGCTGCTTCGGCACATTCCCCGGCAACTACGTGGAACGGGCCTAG